TGCATGTGGCCTCCTCAATTCTTTTTGGTCTTTTCTTTCCATACTTTCTCGCAGTCCAagtcaaaaacattgttagGCTTAAATTCTGGTCATATGATAGATTGGGATGGAAATAGGTTAGACTAATAAGAGTAATAAGGCTTTACTTGAATAGATTTGAGAATTTGAttgcataaaatatttaaaatttaagcttGATTTGTTCTTATTATAGACTTTATTCTTAGGCTCTTTACTTCTCTTTATATGAGCTAATAGACTCATAAGgtcaatagaaagaaaaaaaaaatatgtaaaataaattatagtctataaaaagtaaaatgaacttataagttaattttttttatttttattctcactaatttatttgaaaatcctTTTTACCTCAAGTAAATAtatctttttctcattttatattattgagcTAGTTTATTAGTCAATCTTATAAGGCACTTTTAATTCCATCGGTAAGCTTATAAAGTTTCATCATTTTAACTTAAACTTTTATCAAATACcttcttaaaaaatactaacaagattatttttttattttttttgaaggaaaaatatCAGGTTCTCCGTCAAAAACCATAATTAATCACTAATCAATGTCAACAAGCATGTTAAGCAACAGATTAACGTTACCGAGAATAATCCATAGATACTATACACTTCTTATGAGAATCATGATGATGTATTGACGTAAAATGTGCCATAATCAGCGTGAGGTCCACTGGATTGGTTTTGATCCaaagaaattatgaaaataagtaaccgaaaaacaacaacaaagtagCAAACAGCAATGTGAGGCCCATTGATATTAATAAATCATTACCATCAATTGTCGTTTTTCAGAATGACTGTTTCATTTACCCAAATATGACGGATGGAAATGGAAATCACTTGTCCTTGTTTTCTAAcctcttttttatctttccaaCAGATGAATGATGTAGTGTTGAAagcaatattttctttcttatctgttaatttttcattgaagcataatttttgtattagagGGCAGGGTACAGAGAAAAATATACACAAAGGAGTCAAATAATTGGAATTTGTCCTGAACGGATCATAAGTCACATTATCCAAAATGAATCCTTATTTTTTACCTTCAAATTCTTCCGGTGAGATTGATATAATGCTAAAGCACTGATTCCTACATCCTTATATTCatgaaaattattcatattcCATGGATTTCTCCAAAATGACTAATAATTAGTAGCGGAGAAATGGTAGTAACacctttaacatattttttaaacccattttctattataaattaattttattttctactcACAAAATAATGCAAGTTTTACTTCTTATttgaactaataataaaagatgtattaaaaataatatagttaacCAAAAGTTTCACCGCATGCATCCATCTGCATAGTAAGAGAGATCTAAGAAATTGAGGACCCGGCAGTAGCTTCCACTCCAATCTTTTGGCCTGGAGCAAGCAAGTACTTCTCCAAATTAAAGAAGGGTGGGATAATGTTCAAACGTTGATGAAAGTTAAATTAAGGAAAGAACCAATACTATTATCTTAATGGCAAAGACTTGCAATAATAGTCACAACAGCCATCTCAGAGGGACAACTTTGAGGACCCGAGTTatagctgtttttttttttttaatcattaaatgTTAGTTTGTGTTAGAAATATCAATGGGGCAATTCGAATCCGTTTTCTTCTAGACCAGCATTTACAGTTTAATCACCAAAATTCGTCAATCAAGTGGTGCAATTGGTTTATGCGTGTCTAGTCCAAATCTTTAATCTGATGTATATTATTCAGTATTCGTCAATAGCAAAGTATCAACTTAATTCGTGGCACTGATAGGCCTATGTGGCTATATACTTCACAATTCAACCAACTCCAATTTCTTATTCCCATAGTCTACTACATTTATCCACCTTAAATGTACATTATAATAAACATCCTAAATGAAATTTGAAAGCATGACCTTCTTGAAGAAATTACAATCTTCAGTGCCAGAAAACGAAAaacgagaaaaagaagaaagaaagaaagaattatCTTTTACAAGCTCCAGAAGTAAACAGTGCAACTATATAAATACCCAGATGGTCGATATATATAGAGAGCAACATTAAAGACACCAACtaagacgaagaagaagcgaATCCTGATGAGTGATTCTTACAATACTGAACGCTACTCTCGTCCATTTTTTCCAGCACATAGTGTCCCAAACTATGAGTAGCCTCCACCAAATTTTCCTTGCACAGAAACTCATTCCCAGAAACCTTCTCCACTTTCCCCGAGAAGTCATGCACAAACACATGCGTCTTCGGGTTCCCACCCTTTTTGCTCCGGGCAAGAACGCCGGCGGTGAAGATCGGCGACATTCTTCCGGGAGCGTCCGGCCAATCCCCCCTCGGTCCATCCACCAATATCACATCCCAATCCACTTCATAAACATGGTTCGGAAGGTCATTGAGACCCAACTTGCACTCAGAAAACAGAAGATTCTGCACTGGCCTGCATTCATTTCCTACTTGTTCTTTCGCCGAAGCTATCAGCTCCTTCAACTCACTCCTTTTAGTCGTGTATGCCACGTCGTAAGCATCGATTTCGGGGTGTTTTTCTTCGAAATACGCGGCGTAGTACCGGTTTTCGTCGATGAAGACGGTTCTTCCGTTGTGGTTGAGGGCTTTCCAAAGGAGGGTCTCGTGGGTGAGGCCGAAGACGAGGAAGTTGCATGGCGAGGGACACTTTCGGAGCATGTCGGAGATGGTTTTGAGGTCTGAGTGGGGCATGTGAAAGGTGTCGTTGGATTTTGAGGCATAGTGGAGGAGGGTGTTTATTACAGTGGATGATAAAAGGGTGTTGGTGAAACTAGATAAAGGGGTGGAAGAGGTAGTGGTAGTGGTAGATGAGGTTGTGTCTCTTGTGTAAATGAGTGTGGCAAGGAAAACTAAGGTGAAGAAGGATATGAAGGCTAGAAGCCATAAGCGGTTTGAGCTTCCTTGTTTCTGGATATATGGGTGGAGAAGGATTAGTTTTGTGTTGCTGTTAGTGTTCTTCATGTTGGAGGGGTCAAGAGAGGGATGAGATAGGTGATTTTTGAATGAATATCTCTTTGTTTTCTGGAAGAAGAAGTAGAGCTGAAGATTCTGAGCTCTGAGGGAGAATTGGGGTGGAAGGTTTGATTTAAATTACAAGAAGAGAGAGTGTAAGCAATGGGAAGGGAAAATAATATTGAGAGTGACCTTACAATGACCATATCCTTCCTTTCAGGTTCTACAATTGAAAACAATGTTAATGAGAGCGAGTAGTAGTAGTTGTTTTAGTTGTTTTGAAATAGGTTTTGCTTATATTCATCTTTGTGCATGTGATTGGTAtttttgcattaattaattCCTAATATATGTATTGTTTAATTTATGAAGGATGGTTTTGTGCTGAACCAAATAAGGATGAAGAGGGGAAGAGCAGTGCAGGGGTGGTTGGACTTAAGATAAGAGAGAAGGTGTAGTGACCCAATATCTAATTGCAAACCGGAGGTcgcttttccttcttcatttaaCCTTTGGTTTCTAAGTAACCCCCTTTAGAATATTGGCAACTTATTAAACAAGTAGCTACCAATGAAGGGGACTAAGTACCTGCTACAACGTTTCCTCTCCTTCAAATACTTGTGATTTCGTTTTTTGTACTTGGTTATACATGCAGCGACTTCaaagtaaaaagtaaatttaGATTGGGGAAGCAGATTTTCCAGCCTGGCAGCTGATAACATAAATTTATGAAAGTGAGAAtccgaagaaaagaaaagaaaaacgtgTACTTCTCGCTTGTTATGACTATTCCTTAAGTTGCTGATCGTACAAGATTAAatgtaaaagttaaaaaaagaaaatcaataatgAGAGAAGACTAATTTTCGAGATACAACTTTCTTTAAAAGAGCAAATTTATACTTAAAGGATGTACATATTAGGGATAATAGGGTACTTTTTAAGTTGAGTTTGGCTAAAATCTAAGTTTTAAAGTTGTATAAGAGTCTATAGGATGGTATAAGAAAAAGGAGTCTACAGGATGTTAGTAAATTTTCTGTTTAAAATGTCCTATCTTCAACGTGAGAAGGATATATTgaagaatttttattaattaataatttgaccaaaataatatatataaacaaaggtcattctactactactctatAAGCTTAAGCTAATTTGTTAGAGTTTGTTACAGAATTGTGCActtaaagataataaataatctTACGAACGAATGAATGCATGTGTATGATGCTTAGGGAGTTCGTAATTGCACTAGTGGAAATTCAATATCTAAGTTTTATTActgtatttataaaaaaaaagtgtaaaattattcatttcatataataaaagtaaatatttattgaatgacctcaataaaatttaataaattttaaagtgaatattaaaactaaataatgTAAGagataaactaatttaaattctattttgatattTGTGAATCCTGGATTCAAAATTAAGAGACAATTATACATGAGAGACAATTAGGTTCTCATCACCTGCTCATAATATcatttaatgtttataaaacacatttaaattttacaaatttacgAGAAAGCATTAATAACTCTTGATTATGTATCATGTATATAGTAATAAGAACTATGATGATCTCGGAGATCAGGATTTTGATGATTTAGaatcacttaataatttttctataaacCATAATTTATGGTTACAATTAAGTAAATTAAGTAGAGAAGAAATAATTTGGTTTAGTGCACCAAAAATAAGTATATTAGTTATATGTTGTGCTTTATTTGTGTTGGCCAAATATTCCGAGCCACGAAAGAGGGGTGTGCGTTGTCTCTAAACGTTGAAAACAATGCGGTTCAATAAGAAAAATGATCGAGCGTTGGGCCTTGGGGAAATCAAGGCCTCACATTCCCTTGGTCCAATTTGTAGTTTTGTGCAACAATTTTAAGTTAATTGACTAGGACCTTCTTGagtccttgaaaaaaaataagagcttggacaaaaaaataaaaataggtaaAACTAGCCATGatcaagaaaaatgaaaagctATTGACTTGTCGGAAGCCGGAGAAAAAGCAGCATTGAACACTGACCACGAAAATATTAAAGCAAATAGAAATTTGTCTGCCTTAAAGTTAATTACGTTAAAGCAAAAGTAAATGTGGTatcttaatattaataaatatagcaTTATATCATCatattaatatacttttttatttttgtgaattcTCATACAATATACTAATGTGTATTATATTGTAGCAAATAttatagaataataaaaatattaaatgcaaTCTAACAATGGATTGTTATgtcttacattattattttgtttgcgGAGCATATTTCTTAATTCATAGTCAAAAACTATTTCTTTTTTAGATGAGAGTTATAAAGTTGATTGGACAGtaaaaggagaaggaagaaaaaaaatcacaagtttaatttgttttgctaataaaaaactaattattattaataatttatatttatcgataaattttttttgtcaaatgtaaagattattaaagtaaattttacaTTTCTCGACAGTTTTTTTCATTCACATGGTCAAAAATTGAGTTTTTAGCAATATGCTTaaaaaatttgactatttatcaattgtgttaaacttttttatcttcttatattattatatctCAAGCTTTTTGATCAAAGTAGTGCACAtggaaaatttatttatcatcttGTTTGGTGCTAAGAAAGGAAAGGGAGTATAAatgaataagagaaaaaaatataaaaagagaaataggGTGAAAATACAAGTTGTTTAGTTATAGGAAAATATAGTGAAATAACGTGGACCTATTTGAATAAAAGATGTTTGATAagttaaaaaagagagaagaagataaattaatattaaataaattatatttttatttatttattagtattagtattttttattattaatattactattttaaatattataacaaaaTCGACAATAATGTAGCAAAATTGAGTGCACATAATCGATTATGGCATGTGGGTGCCACCAATTTCTATGCATTTTAGCATGGATTTTTTTGGGttgcaaaattatattttcatgtgaCAATTCCATCAAGATCTCTTCGTTTATTGAGGGAAAAGATGCTAgaatcgatttttttttaacgaaCAATATGCTGAAAGAGAATTGGATTTAGTGAGATAGCAtgtggttggtgtttttttttttttttaatttctttatatttttaggctATCAAATAAATCACTCTGACCCATTTCCTTCCTCTCCCTCTTTATTTTCACAACACTAAACACACTTTggtgtaaatgaaaaaaaaaaatctcaatctCAATAGGACAAGTTGACAATATTATAGTCTTtattaaaaagagagagagagagagactatAATGTAATCCATGTATAGTGAGAAAGAAATCCAAGTGGGGGCATCAAGGACTCAAGGTGATGGAACAATTATGTGGCCTAGCTGGGTTGGGTTGTGGTTTGCAAAATGGAGGCTTGCCCACTCCAAGTTGAGAGTTGAGCAAAAACTCTTGGGTCTTAGACTAGAGGATACTGCCAGAGAGATTGATTTCTTCAcggttgataatattttttttaaaaaaaaattatgtagacaaaatcatgtttgattgattagataattttttcttgTCATGAAATTTAACAATGTAAGTATCtattctgttaaaaaaaaaaagaaattgataatgctattttctattttacttttttatttgaatttaaataaaacaaaaatagacaGCAACAttgtatgcttttattttcttattaaacaataaaaaaataggctcattttttattattttctactctaataaaacaaataaaatactaCTAGAACTGTAGTCTCCAACcataaagagaaaaagagaaaattcctaaCAATGGTCACGTGATGGCGTGTGGGGCAGGGTTGCGTGATTCTCACGCGAGAGAGAGGAGACAAATGAATCCGTGGTTTTTTCATTTTGagataaaatcaaaatcaaatcagGAGCGTTGGTTGGCGGTGCGAAAGCAAAGTTAGTTGAGAGAGAGAGGTAAGTCAAGTTTTTAtattatccgattgaacaacaAACAAAGCGAGAAAAACGAGCCAATTCatcattttctctcttctctgcTTCTTCTTGTTCAAATCTTAGGAGCTGAGGAGAATCAATCGAGAGAAATATGTCTGGTATCGCTCGTGGACGCCTTGCTGAGGAACGAAAGTCATGGCGCAAAAACCATCCACACGTTCGTATCACtacttccttctcttttttctctgcttttatttcatcaatttcaTTTCCCCCTTTCGTTACAATCAATGCTTGTTGCTCTCAATTTTTTTAGGGTTTCGTTGCCAAGCCCGAGACTCTACCTGATGGCACCGTAAATTTGATGGTCTGGCATTGCACTATTCCTGGCAAGACCGGGGTGCGTTCTCTTCTCTTCatatctcttttctttctccaCTCGCTTCCATCTTCAATGCTTAAATATCTCTGTATCATTGATTTTCTATTTGGTGATTGGGGGTTGGAGTTGGGGTTGGGGAGGATTACAAGGATTGGAAGTAAACTAGAGGGATTGATCATTACCATTCATGAATTTATATCTATAACCAATGATTCCGGGTGTAAATACCGAATCCATTTGGTTAACATGCTAGTATTGGATGTTTGCCCTCTAGGAGTTTTGTGTGCTTTAGAGCCTTACATGTGATGGCAGATGCTTCTTATTATCACTGTTAGTGGAATTAGCGATGGTATGACACAGCAGAATTGTAAATTTGTGGTCACATAGTTTGAGGATGGTAAAGTTGTTTGAAACTCTTCTAGGTGTGTGATGTTTCCGGCATAAGCCTTATATATAACTTTGAAGGTACAtgataagaaattaagaacctTGACAGAACCACACCAAAATCCCTTACTTCCAATATGACTCCAGGGATTTAAATAGTGCCCCATAGTGCTGCTATAACAGCGGAGAGGCCTCTACATGGGCCACCATAGCGGATCAGTTCATTGTTCCTGGAATATCAAGAATTGCAGTGTGATAGTGCCACTCCCATTAGTGCTGTGCCTTTTCCTTTAGTCTATTCTGTTGCCACAACCCCTTCCACCCCCTTCACCATCTGCTATCTCTGCCTTAATGTTTGCTTAATCATAAAGAGATAAACAACCATTTGTAAATTTATCGTATCCTAGAATAAAGCATTATAGAAGTTTAAATAGATTTCCTGTGACTTATTTCCTCTTCATCATGATTAAATCCACAAGGGAAGCTTGGACTTATAAAACCCATCAACACCTAACTAACAAAATCAAACCCAATTACAACTACTGCAGAAAATGCGATTATTACTAAAGAATCTCTATGGCTGAAAGTATAGAATTAAGTAATGTAATAACTTTTAttaaaacttcaaattttatgCTAGTGcatcatgcatcacataaccTTGAAATTCAAAGGGTTAGTTCAATACACAAAACAGTAAAGTTGTTCCCTGACGCAATGGCAAAGTTGCTCCTTGGTGACTAGTTGGACATGGGTTCGAATCCAAAAGTCAACCTCTTTGCTTGTGTGATAGTAAGGCTGTGTATAATTACCCTCCCTATACCTTAGCACAGTAAGGAGCCTTTTGACACCGGGGTATGTTAGTTTTTTTACAGTCAacgatatttaaaattaatttttctggtTGGGATGAGAACCATACACCCAGGAAACATGGGGGAAAGGAAGGAAAACCAATGCCATCTAAGTGCTTATTATTGACTTATTATTAACCTTTTGCATTTAGCATAATTAAGGTCATAGAAATtactcaaatattttattaatatgagCTTATTTCAGTGAGTCATGTTCTCTGACTCAATGCCTTGTATTAGATTTGCAAATGAATGAGCAAATTGTTCAACAGTGGACACTGTTATTTACTTCATGGTAATTATTCTGCATGTCAATTGTTGCAGACTGATTGGGAGGGTGGATATTTCCCACTGACAATGCACTTCAGTGAAGATTACCCTAGCAAGCCTCCCAAGTGCAAATTCCCTCAAGGTTTCTTTCACCCTAATGTGTATCCATCTGGAACTGTTTGCTTGTCTATACTTAATGAAGATAGTGTAAGTATATTCTTTTGATAATCGCAAGACTTCTTGAAACTAGTAATGTGATTTTACATGCTTCCAAGAGGATGTATTTATAGAatcattattttacatttaGGGGTGGAGACCAGCTATAACAGTGAAGCAAATTCTTGTGGGCATCCAAGACCTGCTTGATCAACCAAATCCTGCTGACCCTGCCCAGACGGAGGGTTATCATCTATTCATCCAGGTAGCTAACCTAAAAATCCTACACTTTTCACTGTTTATTAAAAGAAACTTAAATTTGTTGGCTaccttcactttttattttttgaattttattatattattactttACAATGTTGGGAACTCATGGGGATACTCAAACAAGGATGGGAGTCAAAATTACCCCAAGAAGAGGGATGGAGAATGGGGAGGCTCCTCTTAGCCCTGTCCCATGCGGGTGCCATCTTGGGGTTTCAGATTTTAGTTTTGCATTACCAAAGGTGTGtccttatataataataattctttCTACAGGATGCAGCTGAGTACAAGAGAAGAGTCCGACAGCAGTCAAAGCAATATCCACCTCTTGTCTAGTGTTATATCTGCTCACTTTAGGAACTGTTATAGTATGTTAGTTGTTGTCAGTTATTTCTTGTTCTGTGTTAAAACTGTTATGTGATTGTTGGCTGCCATAATATGCAGACTCCATGGTTTTAACAATTTCTGCTTACTCTCAGGTCTGGATAACGTGTTAATATATAACAATGTGAAAGTCCACCAATAATACTTGTTGGCAACACTTGCTATGCCTG
The nucleotide sequence above comes from Glycine soja cultivar W05 chromosome 11, ASM419377v2, whole genome shotgun sequence. Encoded proteins:
- the LOC114377653 gene encoding protein IRREGULAR XYLEM 15-like, which gives rise to MKNTNSNTKLILLHPYIQKQGSSNRLWLLAFISFFTLVFLATLIYTRDTTSSTTTTTSSTPLSSFTNTLLSSTVINTLLHYASKSNDTFHMPHSDLKTISDMLRKCPSPCNFLVFGLTHETLLWKALNHNGRTVFIDENRYYAAYFEEKHPEIDAYDVAYTTKRSELKELIASAKEQVGNECRPVQNLLFSECKLGLNDLPNHVYEVDWDVILVDGPRGDWPDAPGRMSPIFTAGVLARSKKGGNPKTHVFVHDFSGKVEKVSGNEFLCKENLVEATHSLGHYVLEKMDESSVQYCKNHSSGFASSSS
- the LOC114376926 gene encoding SUMO-conjugating enzyme SCE1-like; amino-acid sequence: MSGIARGRLAEERKSWRKNHPHGFVAKPETLPDGTVNLMVWHCTIPGKTGTDWEGGYFPLTMHFSEDYPSKPPKCKFPQGFFHPNVYPSGTVCLSILNEDSGWRPAITVKQILVGIQDLLDQPNPADPAQTEGYHLFIQDAAEYKRRVRQQSKQYPPLV